A window from Telopea speciosissima isolate NSW1024214 ecotype Mountain lineage chromosome 8, Tspe_v1, whole genome shotgun sequence encodes these proteins:
- the LOC122671087 gene encoding germin-like protein subfamily 3 member 4 yields the protein MVKSLNLSWWPRRPSTINILDREILLFCLLIINSISSPILITCFADNGGPLQDTCPTSTTTTTKTTGQLQEEEEGAIFFINGFPCKNPAAIVASDFKTSEMKRGGDTDNFLRSSTSIITAREFPGLNTLGLSIARTDIDVDGMVQPHSHPRASELLYVRKGVVVVGFVDTGKQVFQKTLREGDVFMFPRGLLHYSLNAGFELATIFSVLNSQNPGVVSITDAMFGLVLLDEADTSTTYNVLERLLLMMNNK from the coding sequence atggtgaaAAGTCTTAATCTCTCATGGTGGCCTCGTAGGCCTAGCACCATTAATATTCTAGATAGAGAAATATTATTATTCTGCCTTTTGATCATCAATAGTATTTCCAGTCCTATCCTAATTACTTGCTTTGCAGACAATGGGGGTCCTCTCCAGGATACCTGTCCAACgtcgacgacgacgacgacgaagACGACGGGGCAGctgcaggaggaggaggagggtgccatcttcttcatcaatggCTTTCCCTGCAAAAACCCAGCAGCCATCGTAGCTTCTGATTTCAAGACCTCAGAGATGAAGCGTGGAGGAGACACAGACAACTTCCTGCGATCGTCGACGAGCATCATCACGGCAAGGGAGTTCCCTGGGTTGAACACCTTGGGTCTCTCTATTGCCAGAACCGACATAGACGTTGACGGAATGGTACAGCCTCATTCTCACCCCAGGGCCTCTGAGTTGTTGTACGTTAGAAAGGGTGTTGTGGTTGTTGGGTTCGTTGACACTGGAAAGCAGGTGTTTCAGAAGACGCTTCGGGAAGGGGATGTCTTTATGTTTCCACGTGGCTTGCTCCATTATAGCTTGAATGCCGGTTTCGAGCTTGCCACTATCTTCTCCGTTCTCAACAGCCAAAACCCAGGTGTGGTCAGCATCACTGATGCCATGTTTGGACTAGTACTACTGGATGAGGCGGACACCAGCACCACCTATAATGTGCTAGAGcggctgctgctgatgatgaatAATAAGTAG